A genome region from Bradyrhizobium sp. WSM1417 includes the following:
- a CDS encoding efflux RND transporter periplasmic adaptor subunit, producing the protein MSGPDGSEQFVKKHDFVQSRPYAIAGLVAAAFALTGCGQPTPQAAAPPPAPVTVAQPVKRTVTDWDEFTGRFEAMEEVQVRPRVGGFVNSVEFQDGAIVRQGDLLYVIDPRPFEAVATQAEGQLSDARAKVELAKRELDRGLSLVQTSAVSEQVVDQRRQALQAAHAAETQAEGALKVAKLNIEFTHVTAPLTGRVSRHLVSPGNLVQGSDTGTSTLLTSIVTLDPIYIYFDMDEATFIKYSKLWFEGRRPSSRDTANPVQVTLAGEAKPSREGSINFLDNRLDVSTGTLRSRAVIKNTDLSILPGQFGRVRLIGSAPYEALLIPDVAVATDQSRKIVFVVKPDDTVEARPVVLGPLDDGLRVIREGLKADDRVIVNGIQRARVGAKVAPQTAPAPAGGKPGDKS; encoded by the coding sequence ATGAGTGGACCGGACGGAAGCGAGCAGTTTGTCAAAAAGCACGATTTCGTTCAGTCCCGGCCTTACGCCATAGCCGGCCTTGTCGCCGCGGCCTTTGCGCTCACCGGCTGTGGCCAGCCGACCCCGCAAGCGGCCGCGCCGCCGCCCGCGCCGGTGACCGTCGCCCAGCCGGTCAAGCGCACCGTCACCGATTGGGACGAGTTCACCGGCCGCTTCGAGGCGATGGAGGAGGTGCAGGTCCGCCCGCGCGTCGGCGGGTTCGTCAACTCTGTCGAATTCCAGGATGGCGCCATCGTACGTCAGGGCGATCTGCTCTATGTCATCGATCCACGTCCGTTCGAGGCAGTGGCCACGCAGGCGGAGGGGCAGCTTTCCGATGCGCGTGCCAAGGTGGAGCTTGCAAAGCGGGAGCTCGATCGCGGTTTGAGCCTGGTGCAGACCAGTGCCGTCTCCGAGCAGGTTGTCGATCAGCGCCGTCAGGCCTTGCAGGCCGCGCACGCTGCCGAAACACAGGCCGAGGGTGCGCTCAAAGTCGCCAAGCTCAATATCGAATTCACGCATGTGACGGCGCCGCTGACCGGCCGCGTCAGCCGCCACCTTGTCAGCCCTGGCAATCTCGTGCAGGGTAGCGATACCGGAACGTCGACGCTGCTCACCTCGATCGTGACGCTCGACCCGATCTACATCTATTTCGACATGGATGAGGCGACCTTCATCAAATACAGCAAGCTGTGGTTCGAAGGCCGCCGCCCGAGTTCGCGCGATACGGCGAACCCGGTGCAGGTGACGCTCGCCGGCGAGGCCAAACCATCCCGTGAAGGCAGTATCAATTTCCTCGACAACCGCCTCGATGTCTCCACCGGCACGCTGCGCAGCCGCGCCGTTATCAAGAACACCGATCTGTCGATCCTGCCGGGTCAGTTCGGTCGCGTCCGCCTGATCGGCAGCGCGCCCTATGAGGCGCTGCTGATTCCGGACGTCGCGGTTGCGACCGACCAGTCGCGCAAGATCGTGTTCGTGGTCAAGCCGGACGACACTGTCGAGGCGCGTCCCGTGGTGCTCGGACCGCTCGACGACGGCCTGCGCGTGATCCGCGAAGGATTGAAGGCAGACGACCGCGTCATCGTCAACGGCATCCAGCGCGCCCGTGTCGGCGCCAAGGTTGCCCCGCAGACTGCGCCAGCGCCGGCCGGTGGCAAGCCCGGTGACAAGTCATGA
- a CDS encoding iron-containing alcohol dehydrogenase: protein MHQGRVVYGAIEEVVFGHPAAEAVVAQMDRLRTRRAFLMVSGTLNRQTDEITKIKQALGTNCAGIFDAMPAHTPREAVIAATNAAREAGADLIVTVGGGSITDGAKAVQLCLANGIDDVDGIERIRVHKGVVPEMNAPTVRQISVPTTIAGGEFSSIAGVTDRTAHVKQMLRHPLSVPRATILDPAITVHTPEWLFLSTGIRAIDHCVEAICSRETHPYADAQSVKGLAMLADALPRVKADPADLDARMDAQIGTWLSMGALAAGVPMGASHGIGYVLGATFDVPHGYTSCIMLPAVMRWNAPDNAERQMIVAAAMGFPGHKAADVLDAFIRSLGMPRSLADVRVSPEHFDAIADAAMRTNWIPRNPRKIDGPAQVREILLLAA, encoded by the coding sequence GTGCATCAGGGACGTGTCGTTTACGGCGCGATCGAGGAAGTTGTTTTCGGCCACCCCGCGGCCGAGGCCGTGGTCGCGCAGATGGACCGGCTGAGGACGCGCCGCGCCTTCCTGATGGTCTCGGGCACGCTCAACCGGCAGACCGACGAAATCACGAAGATCAAACAGGCCCTGGGCACAAATTGCGCGGGCATCTTCGATGCCATGCCGGCCCACACACCGCGCGAGGCGGTGATCGCCGCAACCAATGCAGCGCGCGAGGCGGGCGCCGACCTGATCGTCACCGTGGGCGGGGGCTCGATCACCGACGGCGCCAAGGCGGTGCAGCTCTGCCTTGCCAACGGCATCGACGACGTCGACGGCATCGAACGTATCCGCGTGCACAAGGGCGTCGTGCCTGAGATGAATGCGCCGACCGTGCGTCAGATCAGCGTCCCGACCACGATCGCCGGCGGTGAGTTCAGCTCGATCGCAGGTGTCACCGACCGCACCGCCCATGTGAAACAGATGCTGCGGCATCCGCTCAGCGTTCCGCGCGCGACCATCCTCGATCCCGCCATCACCGTGCACACGCCGGAATGGCTGTTCCTCTCGACCGGCATCCGCGCCATCGATCATTGCGTCGAGGCGATCTGCTCGCGCGAGACGCACCCCTATGCCGACGCGCAGTCGGTCAAGGGCCTCGCGATGCTCGCCGACGCGCTGCCGCGGGTGAAGGCTGATCCTGCTGACCTCGACGCGCGCATGGATGCGCAGATCGGCACTTGGCTGTCGATGGGCGCCCTCGCCGCCGGCGTGCCGATGGGGGCAAGCCACGGCATCGGCTACGTGCTGGGCGCAACCTTCGACGTGCCGCATGGCTACACCTCCTGCATCATGCTGCCGGCCGTAATGCGCTGGAATGCGCCCGACAATGCCGAGCGCCAGATGATCGTCGCGGCCGCAATGGGCTTTCCGGGTCACAAGGCGGCCGATGTGCTCGATGCCTTCATCCGCTCGCTCGGCATGCCGCGCAGCCTCGCCGATGTACGCGTCTCGCCGGAGCATTTCGACGCCATCGCGGACGCTGCGATGCGCACGAACTGGATCCCGCGCAACCCGCGCAAGATCGACGGCCCCGCGCAGGTGCGCGAAATCCTGCTTCTTGCCGCATGA
- a CDS encoding AMP-binding protein produces the protein MYPGQHARLRPLQPAFIMAGTGEAVTYRELDARSNRLAHLFREHGLKRLDHYSIFMENNSRYLEACGAGERSGLYYTCINSFLTPGELAYLLVNSQSKILITSIAKLDIAREAIKVCPDIKLCIVADGPGESERIVGLTEVTAGLPKTPIPDEWLGTAMLYSSGTTGRPKGIIRPLPEEPPKHNLPLFDFLTKLWHYREGMIYLSPAPLYHSAPQAAVNLTIRMGGTAIIMETFDPERYLQLVERWGITHTQLVPTMFSRMLKLPEEVRTRYDLSSLEIAIHAAAPCPALVKDDMIKWWGPIIHEYYGATEGLGFTACDSAEWLAHRGTVGKVLLGDLHILDENMKPCPTGTPGQVWFKTATPFEYFNDPEKTKKARSADGSMSTVGDVGYVDEDRFLHLTDRATFMIISGGVNIYPQECENLLITHPKVADAAVFGVPNPDLGEEVKAVVQPMPGIVPGEALAEELIAFCGASLSRQKVPRSVDFEKELPRLPTGKLYKRLLRDRYWGNKASRIV, from the coding sequence ATGTACCCAGGTCAGCATGCCCGCCTGCGCCCGCTCCAGCCCGCCTTCATCATGGCGGGAACAGGCGAGGCCGTCACCTATCGCGAGCTCGATGCGCGCAGCAATCGGCTGGCGCATCTGTTCCGCGAGCACGGCTTGAAGCGGCTCGACCACTATTCGATCTTCATGGAGAACAATTCGCGCTACCTCGAAGCCTGCGGCGCGGGCGAGCGCTCCGGCCTCTACTACACCTGCATCAACTCGTTCCTGACGCCGGGCGAGCTCGCTTATCTCCTGGTCAACAGCCAGTCCAAAATCCTGATCACGTCGATTGCGAAGCTCGACATCGCGCGCGAGGCGATCAAGGTCTGCCCCGACATCAAACTGTGCATCGTCGCCGACGGTCCCGGCGAGAGTGAGCGCATCGTCGGCCTCACGGAGGTGACCGCCGGCCTGCCGAAGACGCCAATCCCGGATGAATGGCTCGGCACCGCCATGCTGTATTCATCGGGCACGACGGGACGGCCGAAGGGCATTATTCGGCCGCTGCCGGAGGAGCCGCCGAAACACAATCTGCCGTTGTTCGATTTCCTGACCAAACTTTGGCACTACCGCGAGGGCATGATCTATCTGTCGCCCGCGCCGCTCTATCACTCCGCGCCGCAGGCCGCGGTGAACCTCACGATCCGGATGGGAGGCACCGCCATCATCATGGAAACCTTCGATCCCGAGCGTTACCTCCAGCTCGTCGAGCGGTGGGGTATCACCCACACCCAGCTCGTGCCGACGATGTTCTCGCGCATGCTCAAGCTGCCAGAGGAGGTGCGTACGCGCTATGACCTGTCGTCGCTCGAAATCGCGATCCATGCCGCCGCGCCCTGCCCGGCCCTGGTGAAGGACGACATGATCAAATGGTGGGGGCCGATCATCCACGAATATTACGGCGCGACCGAAGGCCTCGGATTCACCGCCTGCGACAGCGCGGAATGGCTCGCCCATCGCGGCACCGTCGGCAAGGTGCTGCTCGGCGACCTCCATATTCTCGACGAAAATATGAAGCCATGCCCGACCGGCACGCCAGGACAGGTCTGGTTCAAGACGGCCACGCCATTCGAATATTTCAACGACCCGGAGAAGACCAAGAAGGCGCGATCGGCCGACGGCAGCATGAGCACGGTCGGCGACGTCGGCTATGTCGACGAGGACCGCTTCCTTCATCTAACAGACCGCGCGACCTTCATGATCATCTCCGGCGGCGTGAACATCTATCCGCAGGAGTGCGAGAATTTATTGATCACCCATCCAAAGGTTGCGGACGCCGCGGTGTTCGGCGTGCCCAATCCCGACCTCGGCGAAGAGGTGAAGGCGGTGGTGCAGCCGATGCCCGGCATCGTGCCGGGCGAGGCGCTGGCCGAAGAGCTGATCGCGTTCTGCGGAGCGTCGCTCTCGCGGCAGAAGGTGCCGCGCTCGGTCGACTTCGAGAAGGAGTTGCCGCGGCTGCCGACCGGGAAGCTGTACAAGCGGCTGCTGCGGGACCGATATTGGGGGAACAAGGCATCCAGGATCGTGTGA
- a CDS encoding ABC transporter substrate-binding protein, with protein MRSVWSLAAMAALTVLTTSTTTLAGEPKQGGILRMYHRDSPANASILEGATYSINVPFMGVFNNLVVYDQHIAQNSPDTLRPELAESWSWSGDNKKLTFKLRQGVKWHDGKPFTSADVKCTFDLLMGKSQQKLRQNPRKAWYSEVNDVTPNGDFEVSFDLKRPQPSLLAMLASGYTPIYPCHVSPAEMRTHPVGTGPFRFVEFKANESIKLTRNPDYWKKGLPYLDGIEYTIITNRSTAILAFVAGKFDMTFPTHITIPLLKDIKSQAPNALCVVEPTNVSTNIIVNSASPPFDNIDIRRAMAMALDRKAFVDILFEGQADIGGTMLPPPQGIWGMPKDKLETIPGYGPNVNASRDEAKKLMQKAGYGPDKHLAVKVSTRNLAEYRDPAVILIDQLKSIYIDGELDVVETANWFPKVARKDYMLGLNLTGNSVDDPDQSFYENYSCGSERNYTNYCNKEIEKLFDVQSQEIEIGKRKQLVWDIDKKLQEDVARPIIFHARAGTCWQPYVKGVTVMSNSSYNGFRYEDVWLDK; from the coding sequence ATGCGGAGCGTGTGGTCGCTCGCCGCAATGGCGGCGCTAACTGTGCTGACGACCTCGACCACTACGCTCGCCGGCGAACCAAAGCAGGGCGGGATCCTGCGGATGTATCACCGCGACAGCCCGGCGAATGCGTCCATCCTGGAGGGCGCGACCTATTCGATCAACGTGCCCTTCATGGGAGTGTTCAACAATCTCGTCGTTTACGACCAGCACATTGCGCAGAACAGCCCAGATACGCTGAGGCCAGAGCTGGCCGAGAGCTGGTCCTGGAGCGGCGACAACAAGAAGCTGACCTTCAAGCTCCGCCAAGGCGTCAAGTGGCATGACGGCAAGCCGTTCACGTCGGCCGACGTCAAATGCACCTTCGATCTCCTGATGGGCAAATCGCAACAAAAGCTGCGGCAGAATCCGCGCAAGGCCTGGTACAGCGAGGTTAACGATGTCACACCGAACGGCGATTTCGAGGTCTCCTTCGATCTGAAGCGGCCGCAGCCCTCGCTGCTGGCGATGCTCGCATCCGGCTATACGCCGATCTATCCCTGTCACGTCTCGCCGGCGGAGATGCGCACCCATCCGGTCGGAACCGGCCCGTTCAGATTCGTCGAGTTCAAGGCCAATGAATCGATCAAGCTGACGCGAAACCCGGACTATTGGAAGAAGGGCCTGCCCTATCTCGACGGCATCGAGTACACGATCATCACGAACCGCTCCACCGCGATCCTCGCCTTCGTCGCCGGCAAGTTCGACATGACCTTCCCGACGCACATCACGATCCCGCTCCTCAAGGACATCAAGTCGCAGGCGCCCAACGCCCTCTGCGTCGTCGAGCCGACCAACGTTTCGACCAACATCATCGTCAATTCGGCGTCCCCGCCGTTCGACAACATCGACATCCGCCGAGCCATGGCGATGGCGCTCGACCGCAAGGCCTTCGTCGACATCCTGTTCGAAGGCCAGGCGGATATCGGCGGCACCATGCTGCCGCCGCCGCAGGGCATCTGGGGCATGCCCAAGGACAAGCTGGAGACCATTCCAGGCTATGGTCCGAACGTGAATGCGAGCCGGGATGAGGCCAAGAAGCTGATGCAGAAGGCGGGCTACGGTCCCGACAAGCACTTGGCGGTGAAGGTCTCGACGCGCAATCTCGCGGAATATCGCGATCCCGCGGTGATCCTGATCGACCAGCTCAAGAGCATCTATATCGACGGCGAGCTCGACGTGGTCGAAACCGCAAACTGGTTCCCGAAGGTTGCGCGCAAGGATTACATGCTCGGCCTCAACTTGACCGGCAATTCCGTCGACGATCCCGACCAGTCTTTCTACGAAAATTATTCCTGCGGCTCGGAGCGGAACTACACCAATTATTGCAACAAGGAGATCGAGAAGCTGTTCGACGTGCAATCGCAGGAGATCGAGATTGGCAAACGCAAGCAACTGGTCTGGGACATCGACAAGAAGCTGCAGGAGGATGTCGCCCGCCCGATCATCTTCCATGCGCGGGCCGGCACCTGCTGGCAGCCTTATGTCAAGGGCGTGACGGTCATGTCGAACAGCTCCTATAACGGCTTTCGCTACGAGGACGTCTGGCTCGACAAGTAG
- a CDS encoding ABC transporter permease translates to MFAYLVRRLLLMLVTLFGISIVIFFLLRVVPGNIVDILFAAAGYVDPADKANLEKELGIDQPLVVQYWHWISGFLRGDFGYSYVSEKPALQEILPRIPITARLAGLALLFSASIGIPLGVISAVKQGTRLDYALRVVSLSGLSLPSFWLGLLILTASVAMFNQMPIFNPNPATWLEAFATYAVPAAAVGFRSAALTMRITRSSMLEVLRQDYIRTARAKGASDAAVNYQHALKNAILPVITVIGIEAAFLIGGLIVTETVFNIPGVARFLVEAIRWRDYPIVQNLVMLIAIVVVSANFIVDMLYAVFDPRIRYTD, encoded by the coding sequence ATGTTTGCCTATCTGGTGCGGCGCCTGTTGCTGATGCTCGTGACCCTGTTCGGGATCTCGATCGTCATCTTCTTCCTGCTGCGTGTCGTGCCCGGCAACATCGTCGACATCCTGTTTGCCGCGGCCGGCTATGTCGACCCCGCCGACAAGGCCAATCTGGAGAAGGAGCTCGGCATCGACCAGCCGCTGGTGGTGCAATATTGGCACTGGATCAGCGGCTTCCTGCGCGGCGATTTCGGCTACTCCTATGTCTCCGAGAAGCCGGCGCTTCAGGAAATTCTGCCGCGAATTCCGATCACCGCACGGCTCGCCGGGCTGGCGCTGCTGTTCTCGGCCTCGATCGGCATTCCCCTGGGCGTGATCAGCGCGGTGAAGCAGGGAACGAGGCTCGACTACGCGTTGCGTGTGGTGAGCCTGAGCGGATTGTCGCTGCCCTCGTTCTGGCTCGGCCTGCTCATCCTCACCGCATCGGTGGCGATGTTCAACCAGATGCCGATCTTCAACCCGAATCCAGCGACGTGGCTGGAGGCGTTCGCAACCTACGCCGTGCCCGCCGCCGCCGTCGGCTTTCGCAGCGCAGCGCTTACCATGCGCATCACGCGATCCTCGATGCTGGAAGTGCTGCGGCAGGACTATATCCGCACCGCGCGTGCCAAGGGCGCATCGGATGCCGCCGTGAACTATCAGCATGCGCTCAAGAACGCGATTTTGCCCGTCATCACCGTGATCGGCATCGAGGCGGCGTTCCTGATCGGCGGCCTCATCGTCACGGAGACGGTATTCAACATCCCCGGCGTCGCGCGCTTCCTGGTCGAGGCTATACGCTGGCGCGATTATCCGATCGTGCAGAACCTGGTGATGCTGATTGCCATCGTCGTGGTGAGCGCGAATTTCATCGTCGACATGCTCTACGCCGTGTTCGACCCGCGCATCAGGTACACGGATTAG
- a CDS encoding ABC transporter permease, with amino-acid sequence MAAIDYDVELRRAGAHATVGWRRVLFLAQRHVLGAAGLVIMTLFVFTAIFADFIARYDPLTIDAARALARPSLAHWMGTDSFGRDVFSRIIHGARISLAVGIGSTALGGSIGVIVGLTSGYLSGWVDLVFQRVSDVLQALPLLVLALIMTAALGPSLPNVIIAIAIPLIPTVSRVIRANTLALRELPFIEAAKSIGMSEVRIALRHVLPNTLAPLIVLATAQLGSTILTEASLSFLGLGIPEPYPSWGRMLSESAAEYVRTAPWLVIFPGIAISLAVFGANLFGDALRDILDPRQRG; translated from the coding sequence TTGGCCGCAATCGACTATGACGTTGAACTGAGGCGCGCCGGGGCGCACGCGACCGTCGGCTGGCGGCGCGTGCTGTTTTTGGCGCAGCGGCATGTGCTGGGCGCGGCCGGCCTTGTGATCATGACCCTGTTCGTATTCACAGCGATCTTCGCCGACTTCATCGCGCGTTACGATCCGCTGACGATCGACGCCGCCCGGGCACTGGCGCGTCCAAGCCTGGCACACTGGATGGGCACAGATTCCTTCGGCCGCGATGTCTTCAGCCGCATCATTCATGGCGCGCGGATCTCGCTCGCGGTCGGCATCGGTTCGACCGCACTCGGTGGCTCGATCGGGGTCATCGTGGGCCTCACCTCCGGCTATCTCTCCGGCTGGGTCGATCTCGTGTTCCAGCGTGTCTCCGATGTCCTGCAGGCGCTGCCGCTGCTGGTGCTGGCCCTCATCATGACCGCGGCGCTTGGGCCGTCCTTGCCGAACGTCATCATTGCGATCGCCATTCCGCTGATCCCGACCGTCTCGCGCGTCATCCGCGCCAACACGCTGGCGCTGCGGGAGCTGCCATTCATCGAGGCCGCCAAGTCGATCGGCATGAGCGAGGTACGCATCGCGCTCCGTCACGTGCTGCCGAACACGCTGGCGCCGCTGATCGTGCTTGCGACCGCCCAGCTCGGCTCGACCATCCTCACCGAAGCCTCGCTCTCCTTCCTCGGCCTCGGCATTCCCGAGCCGTACCCGTCGTGGGGCCGCATGCTCTCTGAATCCGCCGCCGAATATGTCCGCACGGCGCCCTGGCTGGTGATCTTCCCGGGCATCGCCATCAGTCTCGCGGTGTTCGGCGCCAATCTGTTCGGCGACGCCTTGCGCGACATCCTCGATCCACGGCAGCGCGGCTGA
- a CDS encoding ABC transporter ATP-binding protein, whose translation MADKSDLVLEVKNLKTVFFTNSGLFKAVDDVSFTVKRGETLAIVGESGCGKSVTALSLMRLVPDPPGRIVGGSVTLEGTDLLTLDEAEMRAVRGNRISMIFQEPMTSLNPVMRIGDQIVEAVRLHRSMSNKEARDIAIEMLRLVRIPEPARRAREYPHQLSGGMRQRAMIAMALACRPALLIADEPTTALDVTIQAQILALILDLQKKLGTGLVLITHDLGVVAQTAQRVIVMYAGRKVEEASVEALFAAPKHPYTRGLMASIPAVPAPGVAAPARLNEIPGTVPSLVQLPKGCAFAPRCKLAIKRCEAEYPPLIDWGGGHLAACWRAAEVAEVA comes from the coding sequence ATGGCTGACAAATCCGATCTGGTGCTCGAGGTGAAGAACCTGAAGACGGTGTTCTTCACCAACTCCGGTCTGTTCAAGGCCGTCGATGATGTGTCCTTCACGGTGAAGCGCGGCGAGACGCTGGCGATCGTCGGAGAATCCGGCTGCGGCAAGAGCGTCACGGCGCTGTCGCTGATGCGGCTGGTGCCGGATCCGCCCGGCCGCATCGTCGGCGGCTCCGTCACGCTCGAAGGCACTGATCTTCTGACGCTGGACGAAGCAGAGATGCGCGCCGTCAGAGGCAACCGCATCTCGATGATCTTCCAGGAGCCGATGACTTCGCTCAACCCCGTGATGCGGATCGGCGACCAGATCGTCGAGGCCGTGCGGCTGCACCGGAGCATGTCGAACAAGGAGGCCCGGGACATCGCGATCGAGATGCTGCGCCTGGTGCGCATCCCCGAACCGGCGCGGCGCGCGCGGGAATATCCGCATCAATTGTCCGGCGGCATGCGCCAGCGCGCCATGATCGCGATGGCGCTGGCGTGCCGGCCGGCGCTGCTGATCGCGGACGAGCCCACGACCGCGCTCGACGTCACCATCCAGGCGCAGATCCTGGCGCTGATCCTGGACCTGCAGAAAAAGCTCGGCACCGGGCTCGTGCTGATCACACATGATCTCGGCGTCGTCGCGCAGACCGCGCAACGGGTCATCGTGATGTATGCGGGACGGAAGGTCGAGGAAGCGAGCGTCGAGGCACTGTTCGCCGCGCCGAAACATCCCTACACGCGCGGATTGATGGCCTCGATCCCGGCGGTGCCGGCGCCGGGCGTCGCCGCGCCGGCACGGCTGAACGAAATTCCCGGCACGGTGCCGTCGCTGGTGCAGCTGCCGAAAGGTTGCGCGTTCGCGCCGCGCTGCAAGCTCGCGATCAAGCGCTGTGAGGCCGAATATCCGCCGCTCATCGATTGGGGCGGTGGCCATCTTGCGGCCTGCTGGCGCGCGGCCGAAGTGGCGGAGGTGGCATGA
- a CDS encoding ABC transporter ATP-binding protein codes for MTEALLEVTDLKKHYPVRAGVLRRQVGTVHAVDGVSFSVGIGETLGLVGESGCGKSTVARSVLRLVEPTSGQIRLEGEDITHLSKSALRPHRRSMQIVFQDPFASLNPRMTAGDIVGEPLFVHGIATGKALEARTANLFDQVGLRPDQMRNFPHQFSGGQRQRICIARALALGPRLIVCDEPVSALDVSIQAQVINLLIDLQREHGFSYLFIAHDLAVVAHISHRVAVMYLGRIVEIADKDELFRNPRHPYTQALLASVPVANPLAKKLVPLVDGDVPSPVNPPPGCAFHTRCRFAMEQCKTERPVLVDAGDGHQVACLLNDGTGRGQ; via the coding sequence ATGACCGAGGCGCTGCTCGAAGTCACCGATCTCAAGAAGCACTATCCGGTGCGCGCCGGTGTGTTGCGCCGACAAGTCGGCACAGTGCATGCGGTCGACGGCGTCTCGTTCTCGGTTGGGATCGGCGAGACGCTGGGCCTCGTCGGCGAATCCGGCTGCGGCAAGTCGACGGTGGCGCGCAGCGTGCTGCGGCTGGTCGAGCCGACCTCGGGCCAGATCCGCCTCGAAGGCGAAGACATCACGCATCTCTCCAAGTCCGCGCTGCGTCCGCACCGCCGTTCGATGCAGATCGTGTTCCAGGATCCGTTCGCCTCGCTCAACCCGCGCATGACTGCCGGGGACATCGTGGGCGAGCCGCTGTTCGTGCACGGGATCGCGACCGGCAAAGCGCTGGAGGCGCGTACCGCAAACCTGTTCGATCAGGTCGGCTTGCGGCCCGACCAGATGCGCAACTTTCCGCACCAATTCTCCGGCGGGCAGCGCCAGCGCATCTGCATCGCTCGCGCGCTGGCGCTCGGGCCCCGCCTGATCGTCTGCGACGAGCCGGTCTCCGCGCTCGACGTCTCGATCCAGGCGCAGGTGATCAATCTTCTCATTGACCTGCAGCGCGAGCACGGCTTCTCCTATCTCTTCATCGCGCATGACCTCGCGGTGGTCGCCCATATCAGCCACCGCGTCGCCGTGATGTATCTCGGTCGCATCGTCGAGATCGCCGACAAGGACGAGCTGTTCCGCAATCCGCGCCATCCCTACACGCAGGCCCTGCTCGCCTCGGTGCCGGTTGCGAACCCGCTCGCCAAGAAGCTCGTGCCGCTGGTCGACGGCGACGTGCCAAGCCCGGTCAATCCGCCGCCGGGGTGCGCGTTTCACACCCGCTGCCGGTTTGCGATGGAGCAGTGCAAGACGGAGCGGCCGGTGCTGGTGGACGCGGGCGACGGGCACCAGGTGGCGTGTTTGCTCAATGACGGGACGGGGCGCGGGCAGTAG